In Chloroflexota bacterium, the sequence AGAAAATCGCCGATCCCAAGCCATGCCCCCCAACCCATTCTTCATACTGGGCGGTATCTATAGTGCTCACCGATCTATTGCTCAAGTTGAGCCTCAGAATCTTGCCTGCATATCCGTAGCCCATCGTTCTACCTCTGGCTTCTTTTGCTCCTTAGTCTGTCGGGAAACCGAGCCATCCCCAGTGTTCGTTCCTCAAGTTCACCTCGTATCCCGCATCTCCCTCTTGCTCGGGTGCTTCTTTCACCAGTTTTATGGCCCTCATGGGGCATATCTCAACACAAGCCTGCTTACCTTTAGGGCCACCTTTCTCGATCCAATGCGGTGCCCTGCCACAGAGGTCACATTTGACGGCGACACCCTTCTCATGGTGCCATATCATTCTGCTCGGCTTATACGGGCAAGCATCGATGCAGACCTGGCAGCCATCGCACAGGGATCCGTCTACAGTCCTTGTGTTTCCGTTTGCAGCATCAACGTGCAGCGCCTCGGTCGGACAGGCCTCGACGCATTTGGGGTTGACGCACTGCCGGCATATGGCCAGAGCTATGTCTTCAGGAAAACATCCCCAGGGGTTCTGCACTATTTGTATCCTGGACAAAGAGAGGTCGGTCTTTCCCTCGTGCACCAGGGAGCACGCCAGCATACAGGACATACAACCAGAGCACTTTTTCCTGTCAACCACAAGGTACCCTTCTGACAACGGGGCTGTGAATGGTCTCTTCTCCGCGGTTCCTACCTCAGCCATTCTTCATCCCTCTTCTCGTTTTTTCTCATAACGCACCCTGCGTTACCTGTGCAGTTTTCCTTTGGCCCTCTAATCTCAAACCGGACGGGCAAAATCCACGCGCAAAGCCCATGAGCACCTAGTCTGCGACGAATCATAGCTGCGGCTGCTGTTCAAACCCTCTTGCTATTTGTCAGAGTACATGGGCAAACCGAGATGTTGCTATTTTATTATGCCGCCTCGAGTCTTCTTATGTGGATCTTCAATCTTTCGATGTCACACACGTCCTTCAAGGTTGATACCAAGCCAGTGACCGTGTTAACAATGATGTCGTTGGGGAAAGGGGTGATGGGAAGTTCATTCCCATCGGCGACTACCCTGACGCGGCCTTGCTCTACGTAGAGTTCCAAGTCGTGCATATCTTCAGCCCCTTTCAGCGACTGCACCGCGCCAGCCACTGTCCGCGCCAGAAACTCCTCAACGAAGGGGTTAAGGTCAATAGATACATTATTGACCCAGAGCTTTGCTTTGAAGCTTTCCTTCATAAGGGACTCCTTGTGAACCCGCCGGCTTGCTGGTGGCAGGTAAATGGCTCCACGAGTGGGAGAGGATACTTACAAACTACGTGTGTTTGTGAATCCCAAGATGACCCCGCTATCCGTATGGCCAGCCCACATACCTGGCACAGATAATACGCCAATTTGTTTTGCCATGTCAATCATTATTGACATTCTACACCGATCACAGAACAATGGTGGTCAAACTGGTTATACTTCATGAGCCTGTCCGGTAAACCTCTCATCTGAAGTTGGCATAACGCGTGATCCAGCTCAGAAGGACACATTCATAAAAATCTCCGCTGGATACCCCCCAGCTTGCTGGGGGGAGTAAAGCGGCCCCCGTTCGTAACCCGGTGGGGCGGCTCCCTTTCCCGTAATGCCCCACAGCTTGCTGTGGGGCAGTTTACTAGACTTCCCGTTAGATGCTAACTTCTATGACTAAGTTCTGGCTTGGGGAACCAGTGGCGTGTCTTGTTAGCAATTGCCACCAGGGTCAGCATGATCGGGACCTCAACGAGTACCCCCACGGTAGTCGCCAGCGCTGCTGCCGATCTGAGTCCGAAGACAGATATAGCAACCGCTACAGCAAGTTCGAAGAAGTTGCTAGCTCCAATCATACTGGCAGGGGCCGCGATATCATGGCCAAGTTTCCATGCCTTTGCCCACCCGTAGGCAACAAAGAAAATGAGAAAGGTCTGAATACTGAGCGGCACAGCTATCAGAATGATATGGACTGGATCATCAATAATGGTCCTTCCCTGAAATGAGAATATGATAACAAGCGTGAGCAAAAGCCCGATAATGGTTATGTTCCCAAATTTGGGTATAAACTTGTTCTCGAAGTATTCTCTCCCCCGCCTTCGGGTCACATAGATTCTGGTGAACGAACCGCCGGCCAGCGGAATAACCACGAAGAGAACGACCGACAGAAACAGTGTCATCCAGGGAACTGCTATATCGCTGACCCCAAGCAACAGAGCGACGATGGGTACGAAGGCGAACAGGATAATGAGGTCGTTGGTAGCTACCTGGACCAGAGTATAGGCCGGATTGCCCCTGGTGAGATAGCTCCAGACAAACACCATTGCGGTGCATGGTGCGGCGCCGAGCAGTACTGCCCCGGCCAGATAATCCGTTCCCAGGTCGCGCGGAATCAGTGCCTTGAATATCACGAAGAAGAAAAGAGAAGCAATACCAAACATGGTAAACGGCTTGATAAGCCAGTTCGTGACCCAGGTTATCACAAGCCCGCGGGGGTTCCTCCCAACATTTACCACGCTGGCGAAGTCCACCTTTAACATCATCGGGTAAATCATAAGCCAGATTAGTATCGCCACCGGTACTGATACCTTGGCATACTCAAATCTGCTCAAGAAAACGGGAACCCCCGGCAGAAATTGACCTATCAGTATGCCTGCACCCATGCAGGCAATCACCCACAGCGTGAGAAATTTCTCAAAGAAACCAATACCTCTCTTTTCAGCCATATAATTATCCTCTTGTTTTAACTATTACTGCTGAAATCCTGGGTTGAAACCTCTTATCTGATTATGCCTGGCTGCTGCCACTTCAAGCCTGGCAGTCCAGGGTGCTCTGCCGACGATCAGTGCGGCGTTGCCGCAATAGCCATGCAGTACGTCATTCGAGGTCGTCTATTAGCATCGTTCCTGTTCACTTCAGGCGAACAGGAACGATACTATGGGCGCTGTCACCCTGATCTGCCCGCCTGAGGCGGGAGAAGTGCCTCACGTTACGAGCCACCGGTATCAGTTTTGCGGCTTATGCGCCTCTACTGTGATACTTCTGAGCTGGCACATATTCTCGCCTGGCTCAACTTCCACATAGAATTCCCGGCTGCAGGACACCTTCACCTCTTTGAAGCCGGCTTCCCCAATCTTATTAAGATATTCTTTCTGCTCCAGAGCCCCTCCTACACAGGTTGCCCATGCCTCCATGTCTTGGCGCAACTCGGCGGGCAGCGGTTCCTCAGAAACAATGTCGGAGACCGCCAGCCTACCCCCGGGTCTCAGGACACGGTAGGCCTCCCGGAAAACCCTGCCCTTGTCAGGGGAGAGATTGATCACGCAGTTGCTGATGATCACATCCGCAGACTCGTCCTCCAAAGGAAGGTTCTCTATCTCACCCAGGCGAAACTCCACGTTATCATAGCCATGCGTCTCAGTCAGCTTATTCGCCTTCTTCACCATCTCCTCGGTCATGTCCACACCGATCACCTTCCCCTTCGGGCCGACCCTCCTCGATGCCAGGAACACGTCTAAGCCTGCCCCCGCCCCCAGATCCACCACCATCTCCCCTTCTTTCAAGGCGGCTATCGCCGTAGGATTACCGCATCCCAATCCCATCGCTGCCTCTTCGGGGACATTCCCCAGCTCTTCCAGCAAATAGCCCGCCGCCACCGCTGCGGATAGAGCGTCATCACCACAGCAAGGGCTGGAACAGCAACACTGGTTTTCT encodes:
- a CDS encoding 4Fe-4S dicluster domain-containing protein, coding for MAEVGTAEKRPFTAPLSEGYLVVDRKKCSGCMSCMLACSLVHEGKTDLSLSRIQIVQNPWGCFPEDIALAICRQCVNPKCVEACPTEALHVDAANGNTRTVDGSLCDGCQVCIDACPYKPSRMIWHHEKGVAVKCDLCGRAPHWIEKGGPKGKQACVEICPMRAIKLVKEAPEQEGDAGYEVNLRNEHWGWLGFPTD
- the arsB gene encoding ACR3 family arsenite efflux transporter, translating into MAEKRGIGFFEKFLTLWVIACMGAGILIGQFLPGVPVFLSRFEYAKVSVPVAILIWLMIYPMMLKVDFASVVNVGRNPRGLVITWVTNWLIKPFTMFGIASLFFFVIFKALIPRDLGTDYLAGAVLLGAAPCTAMVFVWSYLTRGNPAYTLVQVATNDLIILFAFVPIVALLLGVSDIAVPWMTLFLSVVLFVVIPLAGGSFTRIYVTRRRGREYFENKFIPKFGNITIIGLLLTLVIIFSFQGRTIIDDPVHIILIAVPLSIQTFLIFFVAYGWAKAWKLGHDIAAPASMIGASNFFELAVAVAISVFGLRSAAALATTVGVLVEVPIMLTLVAIANKTRHWFPKPELSHRS
- the arsM gene encoding arsenite methyltransferase, with amino-acid sequence MKEKKIKDAVKKTYSEIASRENQCCCSSPCCGDDALSAAVAAGYLLEELGNVPEEAAMGLGCGNPTAIAALKEGEMVVDLGAGAGLDVFLASRRVGPKGKVIGVDMTEEMVKKANKLTETHGYDNVEFRLGEIENLPLEDESADVIISNCVINLSPDKGRVFREAYRVLRPGGRLAVSDIVSEEPLPAELRQDMEAWATCVGGALEQKEYLNKIGEAGFKEVKVSCSREFYVEVEPGENMCQLRSITVEAHKPQN